The following are from one region of the Paenalkalicoccus suaedae genome:
- a CDS encoding P-loop NTPase has product MITEEQVLKALEDVQDPHLHTSLIELGSVKEVKIKNGLVSLKLAIAQPGTAEQMQLQQEIVSVLKTAGADSVGLRFEQLPDDVVAKFGGEEEEESRSLLDRGDKTTFISVTSGKGGVGKSTVSVNLAVSLARQGKKVGIIDADIYGFSVPDMMGIDTRPRVEGERIFPVERFGVQVISMGFFVEDNSPIIWRGPMLGKMLTNFFNEVEWDDLDYLILDLPPGTGDVALDIHSMLPQSKEIIVTTPHATAAFVAARAGAMAIKTQHEILGVVENMAYFESKTTGEKEYVFGKGGGQKLAEELKSEVLAQVPLGQPVIDEDDFAPSIYAEDHQIGKIYTEMAQEVIKRTTE; this is encoded by the coding sequence GTGATTACGGAAGAGCAGGTACTAAAAGCGTTAGAGGATGTACAAGATCCTCATTTGCATACATCACTGATCGAGCTTGGATCAGTAAAGGAAGTAAAAATTAAGAATGGTCTCGTAAGCCTAAAGCTTGCGATTGCACAGCCAGGAACGGCCGAGCAAATGCAACTTCAGCAGGAGATCGTATCCGTATTAAAAACGGCAGGAGCGGACTCTGTAGGACTTCGTTTTGAACAGCTACCTGACGACGTTGTTGCGAAGTTTGGCGGCGAAGAAGAGGAAGAGAGTCGTTCTCTATTAGATCGTGGCGATAAAACAACCTTTATTTCTGTCACAAGTGGTAAGGGTGGCGTAGGGAAATCGACGGTGTCGGTAAACCTCGCTGTCTCCCTCGCGCGTCAGGGCAAGAAGGTCGGGATCATCGACGCAGATATCTACGGGTTTAGTGTGCCAGATATGATGGGAATCGATACGCGTCCACGTGTGGAAGGCGAGCGAATCTTCCCTGTAGAGCGTTTTGGCGTTCAGGTTATTTCGATGGGCTTCTTTGTCGAGGATAACTCGCCGATTATTTGGCGTGGTCCGATGCTCGGTAAGATGCTGACAAATTTCTTTAACGAAGTAGAGTGGGATGACCTCGACTATCTCATTCTTGATTTACCACCGGGAACGGGCGATGTTGCGTTAGACATTCACTCCATGCTCCCTCAGTCGAAGGAGATCATCGTCACAACACCACACGCGACAGCCGCGTTCGTCGCAGCACGTGCCGGTGCTATGGCAATTAAAACACAGCACGAGATCTTAGGTGTGGTCGAAAATATGGCGTACTTCGAAAGCAAGACGACAGGCGAAAAGGAATATGTCTTTGGTAAAGGTGGCGGCCAAAAGCTTGCCGAAGAACTAAAGTCGGAAGTCCTTGCTCAAGTACCACTAGGTCAGCCAGTCATTGACGAAGACGATTTCGCTCCATCTATCTATGCAGAGGACCACCAAATCGGTAAAATCTACACAGAGATGGCGCAGGAAGTTATTAAGCGCACAACAGAATAA
- a CDS encoding NlpC/P60 family protein has product MQNSPITVASSTTNQLKMPSMKLGDRNDFVKQLQTALAEKGYNSRSNIDGIFGSKTLQSVRAYQESHGISHARGNFFGVAGPRTLGSLGYEHTRTSVANLQTATAPYIPTAKLTAPAPSSAPGNLATSVINDAKRYIGTPYKWGGTSITGFDCSGLIQKVFKDNGLSLPRTTAQMWDATDAVSSPMPGDLVFFETRQGPSHVGIYMGNDQFIHSGSSTGVTITSMDNSYWSSRYLGARRLGADAL; this is encoded by the coding sequence ATGCAGAATTCACCCATCACAGTAGCTTCATCTACGACTAATCAACTTAAAATGCCTTCGATGAAGCTTGGCGATCGCAATGATTTCGTTAAACAGCTTCAGACTGCTCTGGCAGAAAAAGGGTATAACAGCCGCTCGAATATCGACGGCATTTTTGGTAGCAAGACACTTCAGTCCGTCCGTGCCTATCAAGAATCACATGGTATTTCGCACGCGCGCGGTAACTTTTTTGGTGTGGCCGGTCCTAGGACGCTTGGGTCTTTAGGGTACGAGCACACTCGCACCTCCGTCGCTAATTTGCAAACTGCAACAGCGCCATACATACCAACGGCTAAGCTAACAGCGCCAGCGCCTTCGAGCGCTCCTGGCAATTTGGCGACATCCGTTATTAACGATGCGAAGCGATATATCGGCACACCATACAAGTGGGGTGGCACGTCTATCACAGGCTTCGACTGTAGTGGCTTGATTCAAAAAGTGTTTAAGGACAACGGTCTGTCCCTGCCTCGCACGACGGCACAAATGTGGGACGCAACAGATGCCGTCTCCTCCCCTATGCCTGGTGATTTAGTCTTTTTCGAAACGAGGCAAGGTCCTTCGCACGTCGGAATCTATATGGGGAACGACCAGTTTATTCACTCTGGGTCTTCGACTGGTGTTACCATCACGAGCATGGACAATTCTTACTGGAGCTCACGCTATCTAGGCGCCCGACGTCTAGGTGCGGATGCGTTATAG
- the cwlD gene encoding N-acetylmuramoyl-L-alanine amidase CwlD — MKRIIYASLALIVLIVLYMLFMREEISNDNESVGFTLPLSGMVIVLDPGHGGVDGGAVSKSGLVESEVTLNISLLLRDFLQEAGAVVLMTREANNDLATDAGSIRGRKTEDLTKRAAFIKAADADLLVSVHANAIAEAQWRGAQTFYHLQVEESEVLAKSIQASLVYQLENTAREAKPIHHVYVLKHSAIPSALVEVGFLSNPEEAAELGTADYQQKVAASIYEGIMTYRMIEARKTDG, encoded by the coding sequence ATGAAACGCATCATATACGCAAGCCTCGCGCTAATTGTACTCATCGTGCTTTACATGCTTTTTATGCGAGAAGAAATAAGCAACGACAACGAATCTGTAGGTTTTACCTTACCTCTTTCTGGAATGGTGATTGTGTTGGATCCTGGACACGGTGGCGTCGATGGAGGCGCCGTCTCCAAATCCGGTTTAGTGGAAAGTGAGGTTACACTAAATATAAGTCTTCTTCTACGCGATTTCCTCCAAGAAGCTGGAGCAGTTGTACTGATGACTAGAGAAGCAAATAATGACTTAGCAACAGACGCAGGCTCTATACGTGGGCGTAAAACAGAGGATCTGACGAAGCGAGCGGCATTTATTAAAGCGGCAGACGCGGATTTATTAGTTAGCGTCCATGCAAACGCCATTGCCGAGGCACAGTGGCGCGGTGCACAAACGTTTTATCATTTGCAGGTAGAGGAGTCGGAGGTGCTTGCTAAGTCCATTCAAGCATCTCTTGTTTATCAGTTGGAAAACACGGCTAGAGAAGCAAAGCCAATTCATCATGTCTACGTGCTCAAGCACTCGGCCATACCGTCCGCGCTCGTCGAAGTGGGATTCTTATCGAATCCAGAGGAGGCGGCGGAGCTTGGCACCGCCGACTACCAGCAGAAAGTTGCCGCGTCGATCTATGAGGGCATCATGACATATCGAATGATAGAAGCACGAAAAACAGACGGTTAG
- a CDS encoding DUF2521 family protein, with translation MLVVTDLTKRRKEKRWTYQRRVLRAVSLEQLRRDVVTRFFAHVDMLEDRKEWRLLDACMDIGVDAYLLGAEYARFGYYGEKEFFVLQRCASDVQLFIDDVVNQCELCYAEDIATKDLATAFIYDWWRQGFTEGKKCFTLHRNK, from the coding sequence ATGTTGGTGGTGACGGATTTAACGAAGCGTAGAAAGGAAAAACGATGGACATATCAACGACGCGTGCTCCGAGCGGTATCTTTAGAGCAACTCAGGCGTGACGTCGTAACCCGATTTTTTGCACACGTTGACATGCTCGAGGACCGCAAAGAATGGCGACTGCTCGACGCCTGCATGGACATAGGCGTAGACGCATACCTGTTAGGCGCCGAATACGCACGGTTTGGTTATTACGGCGAGAAAGAATTTTTCGTCTTACAGCGCTGTGCCTCAGACGTCCAGCTGTTCATCGACGACGTCGTCAACCAGTGCGAGCTATGCTATGCCGAAGACATTGCGACAAAAGACCTCGCCACCGCGTTCATTTATGACTGGTGGCGTCAAGGTTTCACTGAAGGCAAAAAATGCTTCACCCTCCATCGGAATAAATAG
- the gerD gene encoding spore germination lipoprotein GerD, giving the protein MRKVWIACCIVVLLTGCAAMEEKSSSPDYEETKKMMVDMLHTEDGKKALQEVLSEDSMRETLVMDDAFVAQTVQKTLASEEGKEYWSEVMKDPEFAKTFATQIKDENEQLLKGLMKDPEYQQMMENILMDPQMEQNYMSLLATPPYRQQIQVIVGEAMESPLFMARVSSILEEIAKKQLVPEQSGQGNDGGGSGGGGDSGGSSGDNGLSDESSQGGGTGESGTSPEEDSGMGMDIGG; this is encoded by the coding sequence ATGCGAAAAGTATGGATTGCCTGTTGTATCGTTGTCCTGTTAACTGGTTGTGCTGCTATGGAGGAAAAATCTTCTTCTCCTGACTACGAAGAAACAAAAAAAATGATGGTCGATATGCTTCACACCGAAGATGGTAAAAAAGCGCTTCAGGAAGTCCTTTCTGAAGATAGTATGAGAGAAACACTTGTCATGGACGATGCTTTTGTTGCGCAGACCGTTCAAAAAACCCTCGCCTCGGAGGAGGGCAAAGAGTATTGGTCCGAGGTAATGAAGGATCCGGAGTTTGCCAAAACGTTTGCAACTCAGATTAAAGATGAGAATGAGCAATTATTAAAAGGTCTTATGAAAGATCCTGAATACCAGCAAATGATGGAAAACATCCTTATGGATCCCCAAATGGAGCAAAATTATATGTCCCTCTTAGCTACTCCCCCTTACAGACAGCAAATTCAAGTGATCGTAGGAGAGGCGATGGAAAGCCCTCTATTTATGGCTCGCGTATCGTCTATCTTAGAGGAAATCGCTAAAAAGCAGCTTGTACCAGAGCAGTCTGGTCAGGGTAATGATGGTGGAGGCAGTGGAGGCGGTGGAGACAGTGGAGGCAGTAGCGGCGATAACGGTCTAAGCGATGAAAGTAGTCAAGGCGGTGGCACCGGGGAAAGTGGTACTTCTCCTGAAGAAGATAGCGGAATGGGCATGGATATTGGTGGATAA
- the lepB gene encoding signal peptidase I, with protein sequence MTLAEEQQKKGSWLMPIILAVGVALLVRTFFFAPYVVEGASMQPSLFDRDRILVNKTTTWLGEFERGDIVIIQDESNRHYVKRVIAMPGETLEMQNGTLMIDGQSYTEPYLDEMLQYSETIEETVVPDGEFYVMGDNRGNSLDSRNQLGTIDEDDIVGKSVFVFFPFSNVQLTN encoded by the coding sequence ATGACGTTGGCAGAAGAACAACAGAAAAAAGGCTCGTGGCTCATGCCAATCATTTTGGCAGTAGGGGTGGCCTTACTCGTTCGGACATTTTTCTTTGCACCATATGTCGTCGAAGGAGCATCCATGCAGCCATCGTTATTTGACCGCGACCGCATCTTAGTAAATAAAACAACGACTTGGCTCGGTGAATTCGAGCGAGGAGACATAGTCATTATTCAAGACGAATCGAATCGCCATTACGTAAAGCGTGTCATTGCGATGCCTGGTGAAACACTTGAAATGCAGAATGGCACGCTCATGATTGACGGGCAAAGCTACACAGAGCCTTACCTTGATGAGATGCTTCAATACTCTGAGACTATAGAAGAGACAGTTGTACCAGACGGCGAGTTTTATGTCATGGGAGACAATCGTGGCAATAGCCTAGACAGCCGTAATCAATTAGGTACAATCGATGAGGACGACATCGTCGGCAAATCCGTCTTTGTATTCTTCCCCTTTTCAAATGTTCAATTAACAAATTAA
- a CDS encoding methyl-accepting chemotaxis protein gives MSLVMVEKELSRTVAKVRSVPRIHMDSICSDAMDVLKQQDADCFLLTDGSKIVGYMMISGFYQMMGSRFGYSLYANKKISSLGMKQVLMLSAETSCADMIDEALARPVGDRYDVIFIRNGSSIGYVTIADLLELSAQTQKEMQQEQVALFRKMESRTLHIQGDAHELREVNHRGKELAEKMSDRADAGSDQVERVLRHVKRQWQHVNEQQANVTNLGEKIEVIRGVVDTIEEIADKVNILSLNAAVEAARAGEAGRSFSVVAAEVRKLAEASKQSASSIEGVIADIIASIQDTSTKQNQTQTQMASSKEMIEELHRSFNMLQEDISGFMTELTYMWEKGHSVSEKANETHHFLEKVQEMS, from the coding sequence ATGTCTTTAGTAATGGTGGAGAAAGAACTTTCGCGGACTGTCGCAAAGGTTCGTTCTGTTCCTCGGATTCATATGGATAGTATATGCTCAGATGCAATGGACGTATTAAAACAGCAGGACGCGGATTGTTTTCTTTTGACGGACGGGTCAAAAATCGTGGGCTACATGATGATCTCAGGCTTTTATCAAATGATGGGCTCGCGGTTTGGTTATAGCCTTTACGCCAACAAAAAAATCTCTTCTCTTGGAATGAAACAAGTGTTAATGCTTTCTGCAGAAACTAGCTGCGCGGACATGATTGATGAAGCCCTTGCTCGTCCTGTGGGTGATCGATACGACGTTATTTTCATCCGAAATGGGTCGAGTATTGGATATGTCACGATCGCCGATTTACTGGAGCTCTCGGCGCAAACGCAAAAGGAGATGCAGCAGGAGCAGGTGGCTTTATTCCGTAAAATGGAGAGCCGAACGCTACATATTCAAGGGGATGCGCACGAGCTTCGTGAGGTCAATCATCGTGGTAAGGAGCTAGCGGAGAAGATGAGCGATCGCGCGGATGCTGGCTCTGATCAGGTGGAGCGGGTTTTGCGTCACGTTAAGCGTCAGTGGCAACACGTGAATGAGCAGCAGGCAAATGTAACAAATTTAGGTGAGAAAATTGAAGTGATCCGAGGCGTTGTAGATACGATTGAGGAAATTGCGGATAAAGTGAACATCCTCTCATTGAACGCTGCCGTTGAAGCGGCGCGTGCTGGTGAAGCAGGACGTAGCTTTTCTGTTGTAGCAGCCGAGGTTCGCAAGCTTGCGGAGGCATCTAAGCAGTCTGCCTCCTCGATTGAAGGGGTGATCGCGGACATTATTGCCTCTATTCAAGACACGTCTACTAAGCAAAATCAGACGCAGACACAAATGGCTTCGTCGAAGGAAATGATAGAGGAGTTGCATCGTTCCTTTAACATGCTTCAAGAGGACATCAGTGGGTTCATGACAGAGCTTACGTACATGTGGGAAAAAGGGCACTCCGTGTCCGAAAAAGCAAATGAAACGCACCACTTTTTAGAGAAAGTACAGGAGATGTCTTAA
- a CDS encoding NADH-dependent flavin oxidoreductase: MRKFLEPFTLKNGATLKNRIMLAPMTNFSSDEKGNSTPEEIEYYRVRSQGVGTVITAVANVIEGGKGFPGEIGIFNDEQIPSLKKLADTIKAEGAKAIIQIFHAGRMAPPNLLPDNQPTSASAVAPEREGAVTPRELTGEEVDEIVQAFGDATRRAIEAGFDGVEIHGANTYLIQQFFSPHSNRRTDKWGGDVNERMSFPLAVIDSVNEAAKHADEEFIVGYRLSPEERENPGITMEDTLQFVNTLKKQDLDYLHISVQDFFAGSMRDESDTRSRVQLIQDEVGSEIPVVGVGSLHTPDDVEKAMEGGTPLIALGRELIVEPEWIQKVEQNRESEIRVDLSVDDRETLVVPQPLWDAIINTPGWFPVREHANK, encoded by the coding sequence ATGAGAAAATTTCTAGAACCTTTCACATTAAAGAATGGCGCAACACTCAAAAATAGAATTATGCTAGCACCAATGACTAACTTTTCGTCTGACGAAAAGGGTAACTCAACACCGGAGGAAATCGAGTATTATCGCGTACGCTCACAAGGTGTCGGTACTGTTATCACGGCAGTAGCGAACGTAATTGAGGGTGGTAAAGGCTTCCCAGGCGAAATCGGTATTTTTAACGATGAACAGATTCCAAGCTTAAAGAAGCTTGCTGACACAATTAAAGCCGAAGGCGCAAAAGCGATCATCCAGATTTTCCACGCTGGACGTATGGCGCCTCCAAATCTACTCCCGGATAACCAGCCAACTAGCGCAAGTGCTGTCGCACCAGAGCGCGAAGGTGCAGTGACCCCTCGCGAGCTAACAGGCGAAGAGGTAGATGAGATTGTGCAAGCGTTCGGTGACGCAACTCGCCGCGCGATCGAAGCAGGCTTTGACGGCGTAGAAATTCACGGTGCGAACACGTACCTCATTCAGCAGTTCTTCTCTCCACACTCTAACCGTCGTACGGACAAATGGGGTGGCGATGTGAACGAACGCATGAGCTTCCCACTCGCGGTTATTGATTCTGTTAACGAAGCGGCGAAGCATGCAGACGAGGAGTTCATCGTCGGATACCGTCTGTCTCCAGAGGAGCGTGAGAATCCTGGTATCACAATGGAAGACACGCTTCAGTTTGTTAACACGCTTAAAAAGCAGGACCTAGATTACCTGCATATCTCTGTACAGGACTTCTTTGCTGGATCGATGCGCGATGAGAGCGACACTCGTTCACGCGTGCAACTTATCCAAGACGAAGTGGGTAGCGAGATCCCAGTTGTCGGCGTTGGTTCACTTCACACACCAGATGACGTCGAGAAGGCGATGGAAGGTGGCACGCCACTTATCGCTCTAGGACGCGAGCTTATCGTCGAGCCTGAGTGGATCCAAAAGGTGGAGCAAAATCGCGAGAGCGAGATTCGCGTAGACCTCTCTGTCGATGATCGAGAAACATTGGTCGTACCTCAGCCACTATGGGATGCAATTATCAACACACCTGGCTGGTTCCCAGTCCGCGAGCATGCAAACAAATAA
- a CDS encoding Gfo/Idh/MocA family protein has protein sequence MMKVALLSRWHVHADDYQKQAEEHPEVEIVAVWDEDTTRGAVWAQELDVAFYEQLDDVLAQDEIDGVIVATPTTAHTDIIKRAAQAGKHIFTEKVLAETVGEAEEIVAEVTKANVSLVLSLPRLTESYFLSAQKILRDGRIGSLTTVRCRMAHDGSVPSETHANGWLPDSFYHLPDTGGGAFIDLGAHPIYLTNRLAGPAVSVQAHFQEFEQRGADDVAAAIVAYESGALGILETSFLSGGSPFQLELYGTKGTVMIEGTTVRLREGRGEWQDVTDQVQADPMPFEQWVALVESGVAPTITERDMLALTEINEAAKLSHKEGRRVNVVELR, from the coding sequence ATGATGAAGGTAGCGCTACTAAGTAGATGGCATGTGCACGCGGATGATTATCAAAAGCAGGCAGAGGAGCATCCGGAAGTCGAGATCGTAGCAGTGTGGGACGAAGATACGACGCGCGGAGCCGTGTGGGCTCAGGAGCTTGACGTAGCGTTTTATGAGCAACTAGACGACGTGCTCGCGCAAGACGAGATAGATGGCGTCATCGTCGCTACGCCAACGACGGCGCACACCGACATCATTAAACGTGCTGCGCAGGCCGGTAAACATATCTTTACGGAGAAGGTGCTTGCGGAGACAGTCGGCGAGGCGGAGGAGATCGTTGCTGAGGTGACAAAAGCCAACGTTTCGCTTGTTCTTTCCCTGCCGCGATTAACAGAGAGCTATTTCCTTTCAGCACAAAAAATACTGCGAGATGGTCGCATTGGCAGCTTAACAACTGTAAGATGCCGGATGGCACACGACGGATCTGTTCCTTCTGAGACACATGCAAACGGCTGGCTTCCAGATAGCTTTTATCATTTGCCTGATACAGGTGGCGGGGCGTTTATTGATCTTGGTGCGCACCCAATTTACTTGACGAATCGATTAGCTGGACCAGCTGTCTCCGTTCAAGCTCACTTTCAGGAGTTTGAGCAAAGAGGCGCGGATGATGTAGCAGCAGCGATTGTTGCTTATGAATCTGGCGCATTAGGGATTTTAGAAACAAGCTTTTTGTCAGGTGGTAGCCCCTTTCAATTAGAGCTTTATGGTACAAAAGGAACAGTCATGATTGAAGGCACAACAGTTAGACTTCGAGAAGGTCGTGGAGAGTGGCAGGACGTAACGGATCAGGTGCAAGCAGATCCAATGCCATTTGAGCAGTGGGTTGCTTTAGTCGAGTCCGGTGTTGCGCCTACTATCACAGAACGAGATATGCTTGCTTTAACAGAAATTAATGAAGCGGCAAAGCTCTCTCATAAAGAAGGACGGCGTGTGAATGTGGTGGAGCTACGTTAA
- a CDS encoding GNAT family N-acetyltransferase produces MSLSLERLTEADAKNLLAFERDNRAFFEAYVPSRGESYFVWDEFLKRHDALLAEQADGTSSFFLLKENGQIVGRVNVTDIVDGVGDLGYRVGADSGGKGYATEGVRLALARVDATVVRAKTLPDNVGSQRVLEKAGFKQTFDQEDGFVYFEFRRDSNS; encoded by the coding sequence ATGAGCCTTTCATTAGAACGTTTAACAGAAGCAGATGCAAAGAATTTACTCGCGTTCGAACGAGATAACCGAGCCTTTTTCGAAGCATACGTCCCATCTCGCGGAGAGAGTTACTTTGTGTGGGACGAGTTTTTAAAGCGACACGATGCGCTACTTGCCGAACAAGCTGACGGAACGTCTTCCTTCTTTCTTCTTAAAGAAAATGGTCAGATCGTTGGGCGAGTGAATGTGACGGATATCGTTGATGGCGTTGGTGATCTCGGCTACCGTGTCGGCGCTGATTCTGGCGGAAAAGGCTACGCTACAGAGGGCGTTCGGCTCGCACTGGCTCGCGTCGATGCCACAGTTGTGCGTGCGAAAACGTTGCCGGACAACGTGGGTTCACAGCGTGTTTTAGAGAAGGCTGGATTTAAACAAACGTTTGATCAAGAGGATGGGTTTGTTTATTTCGAGTTTAGGCGTGACAGTAATAGTTAA
- a CDS encoding DUF1801 domain-containing protein, with product MSYKQKTLPHDGDVDAFIESVDSKTKKQDAYRLLDIFQEETKEPPVMWGPSMIGFGEYHYKYDSGHEGKAFQVGFSPRKAKISLYFATGDPERDELLQHFGKHTSGKSCVYINKLADVNEDILRSLIRQSVAFLTNTYPPKP from the coding sequence ATGTCATATAAGCAAAAAACACTACCTCACGACGGCGATGTCGATGCGTTCATCGAATCCGTCGATTCTAAAACGAAAAAACAGGATGCCTACCGCTTACTCGACATTTTTCAAGAAGAGACGAAGGAACCACCAGTCATGTGGGGACCATCTATGATTGGATTTGGTGAGTACCACTATAAATACGATAGTGGACATGAAGGCAAGGCCTTCCAAGTAGGGTTTAGCCCACGAAAGGCGAAGATTAGTCTCTATTTTGCAACGGGAGATCCAGAGCGCGACGAACTCCTTCAACATTTTGGTAAGCATACATCAGGGAAGTCATGTGTCTACATCAATAAATTAGCTGATGTAAACGAGGACATTTTACGAAGTTTGATTCGCCAATCCGTCGCTTTTTTAACCAACACCTATCCTCCAAAGCCTTAA
- a CDS encoding glycosyltransferase: protein MNIVLLIIMSFFWILLFFYSVLTIAGIYFRVKRKNEKPYEGDYPSVSIMIPAHNEGVVMNDTLHAMSRLEYPGDLQIYLLNDNSTDETGDIGRAFASTFQHMHCISVPPGNPKGKSRVLNFGLSFIKSEYFLIYDADNQPEPDAVRRLVEASESTEHAVGAVGYVKTRNADQNLLTRMIALEFQVFQLLMQCGRWQLMKLGSLAGTNMLLKKSVIMELGGYDVHALAEDAELTIRLTAKGYLLPVVPESRTWEQEPENLKTLIKQRTRWLIGNIYLLEKVVADRNFWKSRSFHHALQHVTVYLLFAFLLLVSHIFFVLSVFGLLTPVYAAPILMFWFMSYFVYTSQLMGAIVVDKNITPLNLGVALIMYFTYAQLFVVLLTRSFFIYVYKRVIKREIIGWDKTVRFRNRPS from the coding sequence ATGAATATCGTCTTACTTATTATCATGTCGTTCTTTTGGATTTTATTATTTTTCTATTCTGTGCTAACGATTGCTGGCATTTATTTTCGCGTGAAGCGTAAGAATGAGAAGCCCTATGAGGGGGACTATCCTTCTGTATCGATCATGATACCAGCGCACAATGAGGGTGTTGTGATGAACGACACGCTACATGCCATGAGTCGCTTAGAGTATCCGGGGGACCTGCAAATATACTTACTCAACGATAATTCGACGGACGAAACGGGGGACATCGGACGCGCATTTGCGAGTACCTTTCAGCACATGCACTGTATTTCCGTTCCTCCAGGTAATCCAAAAGGGAAATCACGTGTATTAAACTTCGGCCTATCTTTTATTAAGTCGGAGTATTTTCTTATTTATGACGCGGATAATCAGCCGGAGCCGGATGCAGTCAGAAGACTTGTAGAAGCTTCGGAGTCAACGGAGCACGCGGTTGGTGCAGTTGGCTATGTAAAGACCCGCAACGCCGATCAAAATTTACTCACTCGCATGATTGCACTTGAGTTCCAAGTGTTCCAGCTCCTTATGCAGTGTGGTCGCTGGCAGCTGATGAAGCTCGGCTCATTAGCCGGTACGAATATGCTCCTAAAAAAGAGTGTCATCATGGAGCTTGGTGGCTATGACGTTCACGCATTAGCGGAGGACGCAGAGCTCACGATTCGCCTTACAGCCAAGGGCTACCTCCTTCCCGTTGTACCCGAATCGCGCACGTGGGAGCAGGAGCCAGAGAATCTAAAAACACTTATCAAGCAACGGACGCGCTGGCTGATTGGCAACATCTATTTGTTAGAAAAAGTGGTGGCAGACCGCAACTTTTGGAAAAGCCGTTCCTTCCATCATGCGTTGCAGCACGTAACGGTTTACTTATTGTTTGCCTTTTTACTACTCGTCTCCCACATCTTCTTTGTCCTCAGCGTGTTTGGACTCCTGACACCAGTTTATGCTGCACCGATCCTCATGTTTTGGTTTATGAGCTACTTTGTTTACACGTCTCAGTTGATGGGTGCGATCGTCGTTGATAAAAATATAACTCCCCTTAACCTAGGGGTAGCGCTAATCATGTATTTTACGTACGCACAATTATTTGTTGTTTTACTCACAAGAAGCTTTTTCATCTACGTGTATAAGCGCGTGATTAAGCGAGAGATTATCGGATGGGACAAAACCGTTCGCTTTAGGAATCGACCATCATGA
- a CDS encoding amidase, whose product MRKLVMSFLAVVCMVSMFAGSVQASSNETTATWLWDPALLVREEANVLAFMEQKGINKVYVQIDASFGQQVYRSFISKAGAKGIQVYALDGAPAWATRGGRAPMVAMLDWVKKYQASAKADEKFAGVHLDVEPYIHPHWVSKQREIITNYQKLLLDAKALAKQIDLPLEADIPFWFDEINYRTTYGRGNLAEWVIANTDGATIMAYRDTAALIYAFSKQELDYATKYGKKLSIGVETMWSAEGNQVSFSEEGEAYMHGELQKVREQAVTSPGFGGFAIHHFDSWRNMKQ is encoded by the coding sequence ATGAGAAAGCTAGTTATGTCCTTTTTAGCGGTGGTATGTATGGTATCTATGTTTGCAGGAAGTGTCCAAGCATCGTCAAATGAAACAACAGCAACGTGGCTATGGGATCCAGCGCTACTTGTACGTGAGGAAGCAAACGTCCTAGCGTTTATGGAGCAAAAGGGGATCAATAAAGTATACGTGCAAATTGATGCAAGCTTTGGACAGCAGGTATATAGAAGTTTTATTTCAAAAGCGGGAGCGAAGGGCATTCAAGTCTATGCGCTAGACGGTGCTCCAGCCTGGGCGACTAGAGGTGGACGCGCGCCGATGGTAGCCATGCTTGATTGGGTTAAAAAATATCAGGCTAGTGCGAAAGCGGACGAAAAGTTTGCTGGGGTTCACTTAGATGTAGAACCTTATATTCACCCACACTGGGTCAGCAAGCAGCGAGAAATCATCACAAATTATCAAAAATTATTGCTAGATGCAAAGGCGCTAGCAAAACAAATAGATCTTCCACTTGAAGCGGATATTCCGTTTTGGTTTGACGAAATTAATTATCGTACTACGTACGGTAGAGGGAACTTAGCGGAATGGGTCATTGCTAACACGGACGGCGCTACGATCATGGCTTACCGCGACACAGCAGCATTGATCTATGCATTCTCTAAGCAGGAGCTCGATTACGCGACTAAGTACGGCAAAAAGCTGAGCATAGGAGTCGAGACGATGTGGTCAGCAGAAGGTAATCAAGTGTCCTTTTCGGAGGAAGGCGAAGCATACATGCACGGTGAGCTACAAAAAGTGCGCGAGCAAGCAGTAACTTCTCCTGGCTTTGGTGGGTTTGCTATTCATCATTTTGATAGCTGGAGAAACATGAAGCAGTAA